In the genome of Raphanus sativus cultivar WK10039 chromosome 4, ASM80110v3, whole genome shotgun sequence, one region contains:
- the LOC108853400 gene encoding uncharacterized protein LOC108853400, producing MNDERKADKKQRLIRKGKKVQEPVNTELVVDISEGFTKDERDLTQPHMGPEYFRVMAWIDENDEHGTHVVKSFHGFHQFNERLVFPLDSSSYKYIYIELMRGRSIRDPGTSNRTAVMGRAKIRLPPWTSRDKFTSKFNLVRLNSDRCVEIKGYLNLSMQFHRYREL from the coding sequence atGAACGATGAGCGAAAAGCCGACAAAAAGCAAAGATTGATTCGTAAGGGGAAAAAAGTTCAAGAGCCAGTAAACACAGAGTTAGTCGTGGATATCTCTGAAGGATTCACAAAAGATGAAAGAGACCTTACGCAACCTCACATGGGTCCTGAGTACTTCAGAGTTATGGCATGGATAGACGAAAACGATGAACATGGAACACATGTGGTGAAGTCTTTCCATGGCTTCCATCAATTCAATGAAAGATTAGTGTTTCCTTTAGATTCTTCTTcatacaaatatatttacattgaGTTAATGAGAGGACGTTCTATAAGAGATCCTGGAACATCGAACCGTACTGCTGTGATGGGTCGGGCGAAGATTCGGTTGCCTCCTTGGACCAGCCGTGACAAGTTCACCTCTAAGTTCAACCTCGTCCGTTTGAACAGCGATCGATGTGTAGAGATTAAGGGATACCTAAATTTGTCCATGCAATTTCATAGATATCGTGAGCTATAA
- the LOC108834960 gene encoding phenolic glucoside malonyltransferase 1-like: MASSLNVIDVSRITPADSSGTLILPLTFFDLLWYKLHPVERVIFYRFTDATRPFFDSAIVPNLKSSLSSSLSHYLPLAGKLVWDTLGKKPSLVYSQNDAVSFTVAESNADFSLLTGQKPFPTTELYPLVPELQISDDSASAVSFQVTLFPNQGFCIGVSAHHAVLDGKTTTMFLKFWADKCKRQQDQTVNTSLPQDLFPLYDRTVIKDPNDIETEVLNRWSSLLKAFSGGKEPDNPKSLKILPSPELSPDVVRFTLELTREDIQTLRERLKRESSASTSPKELRLSTFVVTYSYALTCIIRARGGDPSRPVGYGFAVDCRSLLDPPVPSNYFGNCVSAKFKIPLKAETFLGEEGFLTAARYVSDSVEELDGTVALKVPEVLAALLAITPEMQVMSVAGSTRFGVYGLDFGWGKPERVLVVSIDQGEAISMAECSDGNGGVEVGFSLKKHEMEALIDLLNDGLRQ, encoded by the coding sequence ATGGCTTCCTCGCTTAACGTCATCGACGTGTCAAGAATCACCCCTGCTGACTCGTCCGGTACACTCATTCTCCCCCTCACTTTCTTCGACCTTCTCTGGTACAAACTCCACCCCGTCGAACGAGTCATCTTCTACCGATTCACCGATGCAACTCGCCCTTTCTTTGACTCAGCCATCGTCCCCAATCTCAAGTCCTCTCTCTCCTCATCCCTCTCTCACTACCTCCCACTCGCCGGGAAACTCGTCTGGGACACACTCGGCAAGAAACCAAGCCTCGTCTACTCCCAAAACGACGCCGTTTCATTCACAGTCGCAGAGTCGAACGCTGATTTCTCACTATTAACCGGACAGAAACCTTTCCCCACCACAGAGCTGTACCCGCTGGTGCCTGAGTTACAAATCTCCGACGACTCGGCCTCAGCCGTGTCGTTTCAAGTCACGCTGTTCCCAAACCAAGGGTTCTGCATCGGCGTAAGCGCACACCATGCCGTTCTTGACGGGAAAACGACAACCATGTTTCTCAAATTCTGGGCCGACAAATGCAAACGCCAACAAGACCAAACGGTAAACACTTCCTTACCGCAGGATCTGTTCCCCCTTTACGATCGTACGGTCATAAAAGATCCAAACGATATCGAAACAGAGGTTTTGAACCGGTGGAGCTCTTTACTCAAAGCTTTCTCCGGCGGTAAAGAACCAGACAACCCCAAGAGCTTAAAGATTCTTCCGTCGCCCGAGCTAAGTCCAGACGTCGTCCGGTTCACTCTGGAACTCACTCGTGAAGATATCCAAACGCTTCGTGAGCGACTCAAGAGAGAGTCCTCTGCTTCAACGTCACCTAAAGAGCTGAGATTGTCGACGTTTGTAGTTACGTATTCGTACGCGTTAACGTGTATAATCAGAGCTCGTGGCGGTGACCCGAGCAGACCGGTCGGGTACGGGTTCGCGGTGGATTGTCGGAGCCTTCTTGATCCGCCGGTCCCGTCGAATTATTTTGGTAACTGCGTTTCGGCGAAGTTTAAGATACCGTTAAAGGCGGAGACGTTTTTGGGTGAAGAAGGGTTTTTAACTGCTGCGAGATATGTTAGCGATTCGGTTGAGGAGTTGGATGGGACTGTTGCGTTGAAGGTTCCGGAGGTTTTGGCAGCGCTTCTGGCTATCACACCAGAAATGCAGGTTATGTCTGTTGCCGGGTCGACCCGGTTTGGGGTGTACGGGTTGGATTTCGGGTGGGGCAAACCGGAGAGAGTTTTAGTTGTGTCGATCGATCAAGGCGAAGCGATATCTATGGCAGAGTGTAGCGATGGGAATGGTGGAGTGGAGGTTGGCTTCTCGCTCAAGAAACACGAAATGGAGGCTTTGATTGATTTGCTTAACGACGGATTAAGACAATAA
- the LOC108833930 gene encoding uncharacterized protein LOC108833930, producing MSTRIRMALVVNLLSLIFSTTIVHSNQSTVPLRSFKISENVTYDCIDIYKQPGLSHPLLKTHKIQMQSSISKPELKMQNGKNETSNKKKIGCPNGYVPILRTTKGFVTNSQIFAEKHFHPLSADSPGTHTAGVRSSNGPFRGVQAWFSANALNVGKDQVSYSQIYIGSGSKNQVNYISAGWMINPSLYGDQRVWVFGFWKGKDGKGCYNTACPGFVQVSKVIPIVEPYVLKPGVPGWVRYFIHQDKNTGNWWITQLMDDAPNEDIGYWPKELFNLLDNGANMVGAGGVVQASPSGSSPPMGNGILPNGGPQDSGVFTNIKVLNSNYKQSQMDSFRIESLVDSVKCYGLRIGSQKRFTRLGYFFNYGGLGGNKCGV from the exons atgtcaaCCAGAATTAGGATGGCGCTGGTTGTGAATCTATTATCTCTTATATTTTCAACAACTATAGTTCATTCCAATCAAAGTACAGTGCCTCTCAGATCTTTCAAG ATAAGCGAAAATGTTACATATGATTGCATAGATATTTATAAGCAACCAGGGCTCAGTCATCCTTTGCTCAAAACCCACAAAATTCAG atGCAATCATCAATTTCAAAACCTGAGTTAAAGATGCAAAATGGAAAAAACGAAACatctaacaaaaagaaaataggaTGTCCAAATGGATATGTTCCTATATTGAGAACTACAAAAGGATTTGTCACAAACTCACAAATATTTGCTGAGAAGCATTTTCATCCGCTATCAGCAGATAGTCCTGGAACACAT ACTGCTGGAGTAAGATCATCCAATGGTCCATTTCGTGGTGTACAAGCTTGGTTTAGTGCAAATGCGCTAAACGTGGGAAAGGATCAAGTCTCATATAGTCAAATATATATAGGCAGTGGATCGAAAAACCAAGTCAATTATATCTCAGCGGGTTGGATG ATAAATCCAAGTCTATATGGCGATCAACGTGTTTGGGTATTTGGATTTTGGAAG GGTAAAGATGGGAAAGGATGTTACAATACTGCATGTCCAGGGTTTGTTCAAGTATCAAAGGTGATTCCAATTGTTGAGCCCTATGTTCTTAAGCCAGGGGTCCCTGGCTGGGTGCGATATTTCATTCATCAG GATAAAAATACAGGAAATTGGTGGATTACACAACTTATGGATGATGCACCTAATGAAGATATCGGTTATTGGCCAAAAGAATTATTTAATCTTTTAGACAATGGTGCAAATATGGTTGGAGCTGGTGGTGTTGTTCAGGCTTCTCCTTCTGGTTCAAGTCCTCCCATGGGTAATGGTATTTTACCGAATGGAGGCCCCCAAGATTCAGGAGTCTTTACAAATATTAAAGTATTGAATTCCAACTATAAGCAAAGTCAAATGGATTCTTTTCGTATAGAGAGTTTGGTAGATAGTGTGAAATGTTATGGGCTAAGAATTGGTTCGCAAAAACGATTCACTCGTCTCGGTTACTTTTTCAACTATGGTGGTCTGGGAGGGAATAAGTGTGGAGTTTAA
- the LOC108836345 gene encoding phenolic glucoside malonyltransferase 1-like — protein MASSLNVIDVSRITPADSSGSLTLPLTFFDLLWYKLHPVERVIFYRFSDATRPFFDSAIVPNLKSSLSSSLSHYLPLAGKLVWDSLGKKPSLVYSPNDAVSFTVAESNADFSLLTGQKPFPTTELYPLVPELQISDDSASAVSFQVTLFPNQGFCIGVSAHHAVLDGKTTTMFLKFWADTCKRQQDQMVNTSSPQDIIPLYDRTVIKDPKDIETEVLNLWSSLLKVFSGGKEPDNPKSLKILPSPELSPDVVWFTLELTREDIQTPRERLKRESSASSSPKELRLSTFVVTYSYALTCIIRARGGDPGRPVGYGFTVDCRSLLDPPVPPNYFGNCLSAKFEIPLKAEAFLGEEGFLTAARYVSDSVEELDGTVALKVPEVLAALLAITPEMQVISVAGSTRFGVYGLDFRF, from the coding sequence ATGGCTTCTTCGCTTAACGTCATCGACGTGTCACGAATCACCCCTGCTGACTCGTCCGGGTCACTCACTCTCCCCCTCACTTTCTTCGACCTTCTCTGGTACAAACTCCACCCCGTCGAACGAGTCATCTTCTACCGATTCTCCGATGCCACTCGCCCTTTCTTTGACTCAGCCATCGTCCCCAATCTCAAGTCCTCTCTCTCCTCATCCCTCTCTCACTACCTCCCACTCGCCGGGAAACTCGTATGGGACTCACTCGGCAAGAAACCAAGCCTCGTCTACTCCCCAAACGACGCCGTTTCATTCACAGTCGCAGAGTCCAACGCTGATTTCTCACTATTAACCGGACAGAAACCTTTCCCCACCACAGAGTTGTACCCGCTGGTGCCTGAGTTACAAATCTCCGACGACTCGGCCTCAGCCGTGTCGTTTCAAGTCACGCTGTTTCCAAACCAAGGGTTCTGCATCGGCGTAAGCGCACACCATGCCGTTCTTGACGGAAAAACGACAACCATGTTTCTCAAATTCTGGGCCGACACATGTAAACGCCAACAAGACCAAATGGTAAACACTTCCTCACCGCAGGATATAATCCCCCTTTACGATCGTACGGTCATAAAAGATCCAAAGGATATCGAAACAGAGGTTTTGAACCTGTGGAGCTCTTTACTCAAAGTTTTCTCCGGCGGTAAAGAACCAGACAACCCCAAGAGCTTAAAGATTCTTCCGTCGCCGGAGCTTAGTCCAGACGTCGTGTGGTTCACTCTGGAACTCACTCGTGAAGATATCCAAACGCCTCGTGAGCGACTCAAGAGAGAGTCCTCTGCTTCCTCGTCACCTAAAGAGCTAAGATTGTCGACGTTTGTAGTTACTTATTCGTACGCGTTAACATGTATAATCAGAGCTCGTGGCGGTGACCCGGGCAGACCGGTCGGGTACGGATTCACAGTTGATTGTCGGAGCCTTCTTGATCCGCCTGTCCCGCCGAATTATTTTGGTAACTGCCTTTCGGCGAAGTTTGAAATACCGTTAAAGGCGGAGGCGTTTTTGGGTGAAGAAGGGTTTTTAACTGCTGCGAGATATGTTAGCGATTCGGTTGAGGAGTTGGATGGGACTGTTGCGTTGAAGGTTCCGGAGGTTTTGGCAGCGCTTCTGGCTATTACACCAGAAATGCAGGTTATTTCTGTTGCCGGGTCGACCCGGTTTGGGGTGTATGGGttggattttagattttaa
- the LOC108833929 gene encoding phenolic glucoside malonyltransferase 1-like, producing MDSSLNVIDVSRVTPSASSESLTLPLTYFDIFWFKFHPVERVIFYQVTGATRPLFDSVIVPNLKSSLSSSLSHYLPLAGNLVWDSLDQKPSIVYSPNDAVSFTVAESNADLSRLAGNKPFPTAELHPLVPQLQISDDLASAVSFQVTLFPNQGFCIGVTAHHGVLDGKTATMFLKFWAETCKRQQDQTVNTSLPQDLIPLYDRTVIKNPNNIEAKILNEWYSLLKMFSGGKEPDNPKSLKILPSPELSPDVVRLTLELTRDDIQTLRERLKRESSASTSPKELRLSTFVVTYSYALTCLIRARGGDPSRPIGYGFAVDCRGLLDPPVPSSYFGNCVSATFKMALAAETFMGEEGFLVAASSVSDSVEELDETVALKLVDMLASFPDFPPGAQLVSVAGSTRFGVYGLDFGWGRPERVLVVSIDQGEAISMAEGRDGDGGVEVGFSLKKHEMEALIDLLNDGLKK from the coding sequence ATGGATTCTTCACTTAACGTCATTGACGTGTCACGAGTCACCCCTTCTGCCTCGTCCGAGTCACTCACTCTCCCCCTCACCTATTTCGACATTTTCTGGTTCAAATTCCACCCCGTCGAACGAGTCATCTTCTACCAAGTCACTGGCGCAACTCGCCCTCTCTTCGACTCAGTCATCGTCCCAAACCTCAAATCCTCTCTCTCCTCATCCCTCTCTCACTATCTCCCACTCGCCGGAAACCTCGTCTGGGACTCACTCGATCAGAAACCGAGCATCGTTTACTCCCCAAACGACGCCGTTTCATTCACTGTCGCCGAGTCCAACGCTGATCTCTCCCGCTTAGCCGGAAACAAACCGTTCCCTACCGCCGAGTTGCACCCTTTGGTGCCCCAGTTACAAATCTCCGACGACTTGGCCTCAGCCGTGTCGTTTCAAGTCACGCTGTTCCCAAACCAAGGGTTTTGCATCGGCGTGACTGCACACCATGGCGTTCTTGACGGAAAAACGGCAACCATGTTTCTTAAATTCTGGGCAGAAACATGCAAACGCCAACAAGACCAAACGGTAAACACTTCCTTACCACAGGATCTAATCCCCCTTTACGATCGTACGGTCATTAAAAATCCGAACAATATCGAAGCGAAGATTTTGAACGAGTGGTACTCTTTGCTCAAAATGTTCTCCGGCGGTAAAGAACCAGACAACCCCAAGAGCTTAAAGATTCTTCCGTCGCCGGAGCTTAGTCCAGACGTCGTCCGGTTAACTCTGGAACTCACCCGTGATGATATCCAAACGCTTCGTGAGCGACTCAAGAGAGAGTCCTCTGCTTCAACGTCACCTAAAGAGCTAAGATTGTCGACGTTTGTAGTTACGTATTCGTACGCGTTAACGTGTCTAATCAGAGCTCGTGGCGGTGACCCGAGTAGACCAATCGGGTATGGCTTCGCGGTGGATTGTCGAGGCCTTCTTGATCCGCCCGTCCCGTCGAGTTATTTCGGGAACTGCGTTTCGGCTACGTTTAAAATGGCGTTAGCGGCGGAGACGTTTATGGGTGAAGAAGGGTTCTTGGTTGCTGCTAGCAGTGTTAGCGATTCGGTTGAGGAGTTGGATGAGACTGTTGCGCTGAAGCTTGTGGATATGTTGGCCTCGTTTCCCGATTTTCCGCCAGGGGCGCAGCTTGTGTCTGTTGCCGGGTCGACCCGGTTTGGCGTGTACGGGTTGGATTTCGGGTGGGGTAGACCCGAGAGAGTTTTAGTTGTGTCGATCGATCAAGGCGAAGCGATATCTATGGCAGAGGGTAGAGATGGGGATGGTGGTGTGGAGGTTGGCTTCTCGCTCAAGAAACACGAAATGGAGGCTTTGATTGATTTGCTTAACGAcggattaaaaaaatag